ATCTGCGCATTTCACCGCTACACCAGGAATTCCGATCTCCCCTACCACACTCTAGCTAGCCCGTATCGAATGCAGACCCGGGGTTAAGCCCCGGGCTTTCACACCCGACGTGACAAGCCGCCTACGAGCTCTTTACGCCCAATAATTCCGGACAACGCTTGCGCCCTACGTATTACCGCGGCTGCTGGCACGTAGTTAGCCGGCGCTTCTTCTGCAGGTACCGTCACTTTCGCTTCTTCCCTGCTGAAAGAGGTTTACAACCCGAAGGCCGTCATCCCTCACGCGGCGTCGCTGCATCAGGCTTTCGCCCATTGTGCAATATTCCCCACTGCTGCCTCCCGTAGGAGTCTGGGCCGTGTCTCAGTCCCAGTGTGGCCGGTCGCCCTCTCAGGCCGGCTACCCGTCGTCGCCTTGGTGAGCCATTACCTCACCAACAAGCTGATAGGCCGCGGGCTCATCCTTCACCGCCGGAGCTTTTAACCCCCGTCCAGGAGGACAGGAGTGTTATCCGGTATTAGACCCCGTTTCCAGGGCTTGTCCCAGAGTGAAGGGCAGATTGCCCACGTGTTACTCACCCGTTCGCCACTAATCCCCACCGAAGTGGTTCATCGTTCGACTTGCATGTGTTAAGCACGCCGCCAGCGTTCGTCCTGAGCCAGGATCAAACTCTCCGTGAATGTTTACCGGTCATCCGGTGCACACACACGAGAGCGGAACCAGGAGAGGAATAGTCTCCCGGTTCACAGCGTCCTCGCTGTGTTATTTCAAAGGAACCTCGCCCCAACCGAACGGTCGGAGACGGGGTATCAACATATCTGGCGTTGATTTTTGGCACGCTGTTGAGTTCTCAAGGAACGGACGCTTCCTTTGTACTCACCCTCTCGGGCTTTCCTCCGGGCTTTTCCCTTCGGTCTTGCGTTTCCGACTCTATCAGATCTTTCCGATCCGATTTCCTCGGCGCTTTCCAGGTTCCCGCTTTCGCGTTTCCCTTTCCGGCGGTTCCAACTTTATCAGAGATTCTGAGTCGGAATTTCCACCGTCTCCGGGGACTGGTTCCGACGCACGAAGCGGTCGGGTTCCCGGTCAGGCGGAGCCGTAAACGTACTGGAGCGGGGCGCCCCGATGCAAATCGAGGCGCCCCGCTCCAGGTTCACGCAGTCGAACGTCCGACGGACCGTCAGACCTCCACCACCACAGGCAGGATCATCGGCCTGCGCCGGTAGGTGTCGGAGACCCACTTGCCCAGGGTGCGCCGCACCAGCTGCTGCAGCTGGTGGGGCTCGACCACGCCGTCCTGGGCCGACCGCTCCAGCACCTCCGTGATCTTCGGGATGACATCCCCGAAGGCGGAGTCCTCGATGCCGGAACCGCGGGCCTGGATGTGCGGGCCGCCCGTGATCTTGCCGGTGGACGAGTCCACCACCACGAAGACCGAGATGATGCCCTCGTCGCCGAGGATCTTGCGGTCCTTGAGCGCCGGCTCGCCCACGTCGCCGACCGAGAGGCCGTCGACGTACACGTATCCGGCCTGGACCTTGCCGGCGATCTTGGCCTTGCCCTCGATGAGGTCGACGACGACGCCGTCCTCGGCGATGACGATGCGGTCGTGCGGGACGCCGGTGAGGGCGCCCAGTTCGGCGTTGGCCCGCAGGTGGCGCCATTCGCCGTGCACCGGCATCAGGTTCTTCGGTCGGCAGATGTTGTAGAAGTACAGCAGCTCGCCGGCCGAGGCGTGGCCCGAGACGTGGACCTTGGCGTTGCCCTTGTGGACGACGTTCGCGCCCCAGCGGGTCAGGCCGTTGATCACGCGGTAGACCGCGTTCTCGTTGCCGGGGATGAGGGACGACGCCAGGATCACCGTGTCGCCGTCGACGATGCGGATCTGGTGGTCGCGGTTGGCCATCCTCGACAGGGCCGCCATCGGCTCGCCCTGGGAGCCCGTGCAGACCAGGACCACTTCGCTGTCCGGGAGGTCGTCGAGGGTCTTGACGTCCACCACCAGGCCCGGCGGGACCTTCAGGTAGCCCAGATCGCGTGCGATGCCCATGTTGCGGACCATCGAGCGGCCGACGAAGGCGACCCGGCGGCCGTACTCGTGGGCCGCGTCCAGGATCTGCTGGATGCGGTGGATGTGGCTGGCGAAGCTGGCCACGATGATCCGCTTGCGGGCACCCGCGAACACCTGGCGCAGGACGTTGGAGATGTCGCGCTCGGGCGGGACGAACCCCGGGACCTCGGCGTTCGTGGAGTCCGAGAGAAGGAGGTCGATGCCCTCTTCGCTCAGTCGTGCGAACGCGTGCAGATCTGTCAGACGGTTGTCCAGCGGGAGCTGGTCCATCTTGAAGTCGCCGGTGTGGACCACCATGCCCGCGGGCGTGCGAATGGCCACGGCCAGGGCGTCCGGGATGGAGTGGTTGACCGCGACGAACTCGCAGTCGAAGGGACCGATGCGCTCGCGGTTACCCTCCGCCACCTCCAGGGTGTAGGGGCGGATGCGGTGCTCCTGGAGCTTGGCCTCGATCAGGGCGAGGGTCAGCTTGGAGCCGATCAGCGGGATGTCCGGCTTCTCGCGGAGCAGGAAGGGGACGCCGCCGATGTGGTCCTCGTGACCGTGCGTGAGGACGATGCCCTCGATGTCGTCGAGGCGGTCCCTGATGGACGAGAAGTCCGGCAGGATCAGGTCGATTCCGGGCTGCTCCTCCTCGGGGAAGAGCACTCCGCAGTCGACGATCAGCAGACGGCCGCCGTACTCGAAGACCGTCATGTTGCGGCCGATCTCGCCGAGGCCGCCGAGCGGGGTGACCCGCAGGCCGCCTTCGGGGAGCGGCGGGGGCGGGGCAAGTTCAGGATGCGGATGACTCAAAAGACTCTCCTCACCACACGCGCCACGTACCGGTCGGGCACGTGGCGCGCGTGACGTTCGTGCAGAAGCAGTTGTCGTTGTGTGTAGTGCGCAGGCACCGGTGGCCCGCTTATTCAGTTGTGGAGTCTGCTGCGCGGCCGGCGCGCGAAGTCTGGTGTTAGAGCTGTACCCCGCCGGCGGCAAGATCGATCTTGAGCTGCTCGATCTCCTCGGGCGAGCACTCCGCCATGGGGGCGCGCAGCGGCCCGGCGGGCAGGCCCTGGAGGGCAAGCGCGGCCTTCGTCGTCATGACGCCCTGGGTGCGGAACATGCCGGTGTAGACCGGGAGCAGCTTCTGGTGGATCTCCGTGGCCTTCTGGACGTCGCCGGAGACGTGCGCGTCGACGAGCGCGCGCAGGTCGGGGGTGACGAGGTGGCCGACGACCGAGACGAAGCCGACCGCGCCCACGGAGAGCAGCGGCAGGTTCAGCATGTCGTCGCCGGAGTACCAGGCGAGGCCGGAGCGGGCGATGGCCCAGCTGGCTCGGCCGAGGTCACCCTTCGCGTCCTTGTTGGCGACGATGCGCGGGTGCTCGGCCAGGCGGACGATCGTCTCGGTGTTGATCGGGACGCCGCTGCGGCCAGGGATGTCGTAGAGCATGACCGGCAGCTCGGTGCTGTCGGCGATGGCCTTGAAGTGCCGGTACAGGCCCTCCTGCGGGGGCTTGTTGTAGTACGGCGTGACGACCAGCAGGCCGTGTGCGCCCACCTGCTGGGCGGTGCGGGCTAGCTCCAGGCTGTGGTGGGTGTCGTTGGTGCCGACTCCGGCCACCACGTGGGCACGGTCGCCGACGGCCTCCACGACCGCTCGTACGAGGTCGGCTTTCTCCGCGTCGCTGGTGGTGGGGGACTCGCCGGTGGTGCCGTTGATGATCAGGCCGTCGTTGCCTGCGTCCACCAGGTGCGCGGCGAGCCGCTGTGCGCCGTCGATGTCGAGTGCGCCGTCCGCCGTGAAGGGCGTGATCATGGCGGTGAGGACCCGCCCGAAGGGGGTCTGCGGAGTGGAGGTCGGAGCCATGGGTTACACGCTACTCGTTGCGCACGGCCGGGTCTGCCCTAGGGGGGTGCGGGTAAGTCCGGACAAATATGGAGCCCGGCACTGCCTGCTCGGGGGTTCAAGCAGTGCCGGGTCCGTTTGATCAGGCTAGATGAACTTCTCTAAATGCCGCAATACGGACACTTCATGAGGCTGACGCCTGCGGCCGTGCCCGGGTCGCGTTACGGCGCCATGCGGCCGTTCGCATTGAAGGCGGCGTACGTCAGCGGCATGAGCCTGGCCCACTCCGCCTCCATCTTCTCGCCGACCATCTCGATCTCCCGCTGCGGGAAGGACGGGACCTTGGCCAGCTCGTGCTGGGTGCGCAGGCCGAGGAAGTGCATCAGCGAGCGGGCGTTGCAGGTGGCGTACATCGAGGAGAACAGGCCGACCGGGAGGACGGCGCGGGCCACCTCGCGGGCGACGCCGGCGGCGAGCATCTCCTGGTAGGCCTCGTAGGCCTGCCGGTAGGAGTCCTCCATGGTGCGGCCGACCAGCTCCTGCTGGGCCTGGGTGCCCTCCACGAAGACGTACTTGCCCGGGCGGCCCTCCTGGACCAGCTTGCGGGAGGCGTCGGGGACGTAGAAAACGGGCTGGAGCTCCCTGTACCGGCCGCTTTCCTCGTTGTACGACCAGCCCACGCGGTGCCGCATGAACTCGCGGAAGACGAAGATCGGGGCGCTGATGAAGAAGGTCATCGAGTTGTGCTCGAAGGGGCTGCCGTGCCGGTCCCGCATCAGGTAGTTGATCAGGCCCTTGGAGCGCTCCGGGTCCTTGTTGAGCTCCTCCAGGGACTGCTCGCCGGCGGTGGAGACACGGGCGGCCCACAGCACGTCGGAGTCGGCCGCGCTGTGCTTGACCAGCTCGACGGAGACATCGCTGCGGAAGCTGGGCTTGAGGTCGTCTGCGGGGGTGTCGGTCACGGCTCGGGGGGTCCTTCCATCACTTCTGCGGGGCGGCGCCCACTCTACGGGGCGGCACTGACAACGGGGCGTTCGGTGCCGGGTCGCGACATACGTCCGCGAACGGCCGCGAATTTCTGTGAATTCGGTGAAACCGGGCACCTTTTGGGGCTCTCGCTCGTCTGTGTTGATGACGGTCACCCATACGATCCCGAGAGGAGAAGACTCCCGATGTTCCGTCGGCGCGAGTCCGTACCCTTCGCCTTCCTCGCCGAAGCCGACCGATTCCGCAGCAATGTCGCTCCCCCGCCCCGTGAGCGGGCGTCCGCCGGTCAGATGGCCGGCCGCTGGCTGCTGGGGCTCACCATCGTCGCAGGCCTTGTGGGCTCGCTGGTGGTCGGCATGCCGGCCCTGTCGACCGACACCGGCTCACCGACCCAGCAGTCCCAGGCGTCCCAGGGGCGCTGACCCCTTCGGACCCCCAAGGGTGGTGAGCGGGGACTCGGATAGATAGCCTCACCGGGCACAGCCCATGCATGGATTGAGTGAGGACCAGCCGTGCCCCTGCCCTTCCTGACGGCCGATCGCGCGTTCGAGGCAGCCGACGATGTCGCGCTGCCCTTCGACGACCACGAGCGCTGGCGGCGGCCCTACCGCCCCGGCCCGTGGCGGGTGGGCGCGGCCGCGCTGTGGCTGCTGCTCGCCTCGTACGTGCTGTTCGCGGCCGTCATCATCGCCCTGACCGGCACGCTCCCCGGCGCCGCTGCCGTCTTCGGCATCGCGCTCGCCATCATCGCCGGCGCGCTGCGGCTGCTGCGCATGGGCGTGTGGGTCAGCTCGCGCGGGCTGCGGCAGGTGAAGTTCCTCGTCACGCGGACGGTGCCCTGGGAGCAGGTCGCCGCGGTGCGCACGGTGCAGCAGCCGGTGCGCTGGCTGGGACTGCCGCGCACCGTGCAGGGCCAGGCGCTGATGCTCGTACGGCGTGGTCGCTCGGCGGACGACGTGCCGATGCTGATGACCACGCACAACGCCGACTTCCTCGCCCGGGTCGCGGCGTTCGAGCGGGCCACCGACTCGATCGAGGCGTGGGCCGCGGAGAACTCGCGCGGCTGACCTCGCGAAGCACGCGAAGGGGCCGGTCCGCAGCTGCGGACCGGCCCCTTCGGCATACGGCCAGGTCAAACGTTTCGGCCGGTCAGGCCTCGATGGTCCTGCCGTCGTGCAGGGCGATCGCGCGCTGCATCGCCTTGCGGGCGCGCGGGGTGTCGCGCGCGTCGTGGTAGGCGACCGCGAGGCGGAACCAGCTGCGCCAGTCGTCCGGCGCCTCCTCCGTCTCGGCCTTGCGCCTGGCGAAGACCTCGTCGGCCGAGTCGCGGTCGATGCGCCCGCCGGGCGTGCGCTTCAGCTCGTCGACGGGCAGGCCGCCCTCGGCGTCGAGCTGGGCGGCCAGCGCGTTGGCCCGGCGGACGAACTGGGTGTTCTTCCACAGGAACCACAGACCGATGACCGGCAGGATCAGCACCGCCACCCCGAAGGTGACGGTGAGGACCGTGCCGGACTGGATGAGCATCACGCCACGGCTGCCGACCAGGACGAAGTAGACGACCAGGACGGCGGCCGTTATGGCGTAGGACAGCTTTGCGCGCATCAGCCCAGGTCCAGGAAGTGTTCCAGGCCGAAGGTGAGGCCCGGAGTGGTCACCACGCGGCGGGCGCCGAGCAGGATGCCCGGCATGAAGCTGCTGTGGTGGAGGGAGTCGTGGCGGATGGTGAGGGTCTCGCCCTCGCCGCCGAGGAGGACCTCCTGGTGGGCCAGCAGGCCGCGCAGGCGGACGGAGTGGACGGGGACGCCGTCGACGTCCGCGCCACGGGCGCCGTCCAGGGCCGTCTCCGTGGCGTCCGGCGCCGGGGCGGTGCCGGCGGCGCGGCGGGCCTCGGCGATGAGCTGGGCCGTGCGCGTGGCCGTACCGCTCGGGGCGTCGACCTTCTTCGGGTGGTGCAGTTCGACGACCTCGACCGACTCGAAGTAGGGCGCGGCGATCTGCGCGAACTTCATGTTCAGGACGGCCCCGATGGAGAAGTTCGGCGCGATGAGCACGCCGGTCTCCGGGGAGGCGGCCAGCCAGCCGTTCAGCTGCGCGAGGCGCTCGTCGGTCCAGCCCGTGGTGCCGACGACCGCGTGGATGCCGTGGTTCACGCAGTAGTCGAGGTTGGCCATGACCGAGTCGGGCGTGGTCAGTTCGACGGCCACCTGGGCGCCCGTCTCCGCGAGGGACTCCAGCTTGTCGCCCCGGCCGAGGGCGGCGACCAGCTC
The DNA window shown above is from Streptomyces chartreusis and carries:
- a CDS encoding ribonuclease J, producing the protein MSHPHPELAPPPPLPEGGLRVTPLGGLGEIGRNMTVFEYGGRLLIVDCGVLFPEEEQPGIDLILPDFSSIRDRLDDIEGIVLTHGHEDHIGGVPFLLREKPDIPLIGSKLTLALIEAKLQEHRIRPYTLEVAEGNRERIGPFDCEFVAVNHSIPDALAVAIRTPAGMVVHTGDFKMDQLPLDNRLTDLHAFARLSEEGIDLLLSDSTNAEVPGFVPPERDISNVLRQVFAGARKRIIVASFASHIHRIQQILDAAHEYGRRVAFVGRSMVRNMGIARDLGYLKVPPGLVVDVKTLDDLPDSEVVLVCTGSQGEPMAALSRMANRDHQIRIVDGDTVILASSLIPGNENAVYRVINGLTRWGANVVHKGNAKVHVSGHASAGELLYFYNICRPKNLMPVHGEWRHLRANAELGALTGVPHDRIVIAEDGVVVDLIEGKAKIAGKVQAGYVYVDGLSVGDVGEPALKDRKILGDEGIISVFVVVDSSTGKITGGPHIQARGSGIEDSAFGDVIPKITEVLERSAQDGVVEPHQLQQLVRRTLGKWVSDTYRRRPMILPVVVEV
- the dapA gene encoding 4-hydroxy-tetrahydrodipicolinate synthase, which codes for MAPTSTPQTPFGRVLTAMITPFTADGALDIDGAQRLAAHLVDAGNDGLIINGTTGESPTTSDAEKADLVRAVVEAVGDRAHVVAGVGTNDTHHSLELARTAQQVGAHGLLVVTPYYNKPPQEGLYRHFKAIADSTELPVMLYDIPGRSGVPINTETIVRLAEHPRIVANKDAKGDLGRASWAIARSGLAWYSGDDMLNLPLLSVGAVGFVSVVGHLVTPDLRALVDAHVSGDVQKATEIHQKLLPVYTGMFRTQGVMTTKAALALQGLPAGPLRAPMAECSPEEIEQLKIDLAAGGVQL
- the thyX gene encoding FAD-dependent thymidylate synthase, giving the protein MTDTPADDLKPSFRSDVSVELVKHSAADSDVLWAARVSTAGEQSLEELNKDPERSKGLINYLMRDRHGSPFEHNSMTFFISAPIFVFREFMRHRVGWSYNEESGRYRELQPVFYVPDASRKLVQEGRPGKYVFVEGTQAQQELVGRTMEDSYRQAYEAYQEMLAAGVAREVARAVLPVGLFSSMYATCNARSLMHFLGLRTQHELAKVPSFPQREIEMVGEKMEAEWARLMPLTYAAFNANGRMAP
- a CDS encoding PH domain-containing protein — translated: MPLPFLTADRAFEAADDVALPFDDHERWRRPYRPGPWRVGAAALWLLLASYVLFAAVIIALTGTLPGAAAVFGIALAIIAGALRLLRMGVWVSSRGLRQVKFLVTRTVPWEQVAAVRTVQQPVRWLGLPRTVQGQALMLVRRGRSADDVPMLMTTHNADFLARVAAFERATDSIEAWAAENSRG
- the dapB gene encoding 4-hydroxy-tetrahydrodipicolinate reductase, whose amino-acid sequence is MSKLRVAVLGAKGRIGSEAVRAVEAAEDMELVAALGRGDKLESLAETGAQVAVELTTPDSVMANLDYCVNHGIHAVVGTTGWTDERLAQLNGWLAASPETGVLIAPNFSIGAVLNMKFAQIAAPYFESVEVVELHHPKKVDAPSGTATRTAQLIAEARRAAGTAPAPDATETALDGARGADVDGVPVHSVRLRGLLAHQEVLLGGEGETLTIRHDSLHHSSFMPGILLGARRVVTTPGLTFGLEHFLDLG